GAGCGAGCAGAACATCAATGGGAATATTTATTGACTACCGTCCTCCCATTCACCAGCTGTGTGCGTAGGTGGGGAGAGTGAGTGGGGGGTGCTTTGGGGTTTTTCAGCTGTGTGCCTCACTCACACATGGGCTTGGTAATTCGTATTTATTATCCATTTTACACAAATCAGTGATTCCACATGCCTCGGGGAAATCAAAGCCAAAGGGTGTGGGCGTTTGGAAATCTAAGATTTTGTGTAACTGCGGTGTTACTACCGATTTCATGTGGCTAGAAAAACCTTTAAGCATTTGCTTCTCCGCTAATAACCGGGGATTCCCCTTCTTTATCCCATTGTCCTTTTGCTGTAGTAACCAATAATCCCAGAGGTCCTCTTTTATTCTGCAGGATAATAATAAAAGACCGACTAAAAGGCAGTGATGGGGAGAAGAAGGGAGCAGCTCAACCCCCTCCCTTCCTAATCTTCATCAACTCCAATTCTTTCCATCTTTGACGTCATGGACAAAAGGCCAATAAGAACATTGGACATTCCCATTTCTCACCAGTGGCCCCTCCCCTGCATAGACCCTGATATATGACCAGTCGCTGCATTCAGCCCAGTGTACAATGTGCTGCCAGAGAGCCAGCAGGCAGTGTACAGACAAccacagagagaggagagcagagcaggGGAGCCAGTGAGtggatttctttttctcaaTATATCTCCCTCTTTTTTCTCTGTCTCATCTGTATCTTCCATTTGCTTTCCAGGACAGATCTAACCACGGAAGAGACTGGGAGTTCCTCGACTGTACATCAGGATATACCAGCCAAAACACTTACCATGGGCTGTACGACGGGCCACCTCGCTTGCCAACCACAGCCTCAGATTATCCTGGGACAGGACGGTCACTCCCTAGAAGCTGGAGGCGCCAAAGTCCCAGAGGTTCTCTCTTCCCTGGAGCGTCTGTCTCAAGCCACCGGTGGCATGGAGAAATCTTGGTACCGCTGCATATTCCCCTTTGGAATCATCTCCTTGGTGATCGGAGCGGCGGGAACCGGCGTGACGTACACCTACAACGATCTGCCTCAAACTAAAGTGGTGTCAGTGGTGCTACTGGTGATGggtctggtgctgctgctgacggCTTCCGCCTGCTGGACCGTTcacaaaaagaagaggaggaaaaagaaagaggcGGGCTCGTTGATGTCTGAGCAATGTCCCCTGTGAAGCGCAAAGAAAACACTGTTTGGAGAACTTAAAGGCAGAGATGTGCTGGGTCAGAAAGTTTGACTTACGAAGGCCCCAATCCATCTCCTCAAAGAACGAGGTTCATACAATTCTTTATCTCAGAGTTTGGagctgatgcacaagacagaaCCGGGGCCAAGAAATTGAAGAAGAATGAAATGGCATCTGTTTAGTCTGTTTGGTTGGGGCTATCCTGGCGCTGTCTCTAACGCTCTTCTAACATCAGACAGCTGGTGTCCAATGTCAAAACAACCTCCAAGGAGACACTCACAAATATTCCTTGCACACTGCATGCATATCTACACACATGGATACATGGCACTTGCAGCCCTCACTCAGAGTCCGAGGGAGAGTTCACGCAGACACCCAACACGCTATGCGGAGCTGCTGCCGGAGTCACTGCTGGCGTCACTGGGCACGTCAGTCACAGCATTCCTCCTGACTGGACAGGTGACTCTCCAAGAGGCCAGAAGTGGGCCAAAGACAGCAACCTGATCCCCAGTCTAAAGAGCAGTGAAACCACGTCAGCGCCCAGCGTCATTCACTCGTCCTGTGACACCGCAGCAATGTGATGGGGGGCTTTTTTACGCAATGGGAGAGTGGAACACGAATCCAAGAGGATCTCGTTGGCATCCGTGAGGACGATGAGCCGGGCAGGACAGAAGAGGCGCTGGCGGAGAGGAAGGTGTTGTGTATGCAATGTGCTCACATAGAGATTCCAAAAGACTTGGACCTACTGAGTATCAGAAGATTTGCACAATAACGATGACAAGCATAAACACTTTAGTAACCACTGACTTCGTGACAAGCTCATTACTACCTGATGTGGAGGCATTAATGAGGGGTCTACGTGGGCTCTCTGGAAGGACACCACATGAGGACATTCTTGCAGATCCTGCTTTTGGCCAGCCCCTCCCTGGTTGTTTCCTTCATCTCTAAGGCTTTGACACTTCAAcgttttttccatttaaactcTTGCTAACCCTCTCTCCGCCCTTTGTAATCCATCCCAGaggaaaatatgtatttatttatatgtacaCAAACGTTAGCTTAGCAGTCCCTCCACATGCCCATGTCTCTTTTAGACATGGAAAATACTTTATTTCTGGAATATCATTTAAGAGGGAAACTCCAGTGAGAGTCCCTATTCCAAACCTAGAATTAATGTGACCATTAAGCTCCTGAAAGGCAGTTCTCATCTGTTTTAAAGAACACAATTACTGAATGGAAAAAGGTGCCCTATAGACTTTATATATGCACATGTGTTAATTATGTTTTCATCGTCCTCTTTCAGCCTTAGAAACATTCATCGATCCGTGTTCGATTGATTGTCACTGACACCTGTCTCTGAGGAAATGTGTCTATGCATACCGAAGTAGCAGATAGCGACAAAGCCAAAGATGGTTCCGGAGGTCAGATTGCCTTTTACCATGCAACAATTGCCTGACTGCTTCGACACCCATGCACTTACTTTTGCAAACTTGAATGTGACTGAATTAAGAACAAGGTAGGGATGAAAGaaagacataaaaatgaaaaagacagacCTTCGTCGTATCTGcttatacgtgtgtgtgtttctgaagacttttttttttcgttcaggaatcaaccttatgtggGGTCAGTGATACTTTTTCCACTTTCAGTAAGCGGGCAttaacttttttgttgtttctcatAGCTGGTAATAGACACACTTTAGGTTTACACTTATAATACCAGAAAATAATGTAGCTCAAATGTGCTCATGGCAaacttcatgattgtttttttttttggtgacctCACTAGTTGTTTAACAGCTGAACCTCTTCTACAAGGTTCTGTTTAAGCTATCCTTCATGCGTTGATTCACTCCAGGTTTAtagttttatctttttttttttttttacttttttgtgcCAGTGTGTTGCCAGCTATGCCTCTGAACGGCAGGTGACCAGAAATCATCAGTCCAAGATGTGAAGTGATTTCCCTTCTGCCTTTTAAAGGGGAAAATCTACCTCTGTGTTTAGGGGGGAAACGTGTCCCTCACCTGGTGGACAGCCTCACTGTCTGCATGCTAATGCTAAGCGAGTGACACAATATTCTTTAGCTCATGTTGGATTATATTTGGTGCTGTATATACTTTATATTTGTACTGTATATTTCTACTCATGTTAAAGTtgtatgaaataaatgttttgtgatCACCTTTCTGACATTCTTCATGTGGTAATTTATATGAAAATATGGAGCGTTTTTAAAGGTTCAAGGGGTGCCATTTTgcgtcaggtttttttttttattgctgttgtCATAATAGCTTCCAGAGTACTATTAATGGCTACAGTGTATTTTATAAAGAGTGTGTTTGAGGGCGGTTGGAGTTTCTATGGAAACGGCAGCTGAATCCAAACAGCTTCTAAGGTCAATTGGCAACTGTATAATTTGGTCGAACAACACCAGGTAGGAGACAGGAATCACAAGCCAATACACACGAAAAAGACTACTCTGACCTCGGCAGTATTTGTATAAATGTGAAAGATGTGGGACCAATGTGGCACAGTTTTAATTCAAATATTATTAGTCAAAGGCAAGAATCACGCTGATGAGATCAATGTGAAAATAGGAGATCACACCCACAGATCTTTTCTGGCCCTTTTCAAAAGAGCTACTATCCAATCAAATGGACCGAACTCAGTCTGGAGACACAGTCCTGCATATTTACAGGCAACTCAATGGCCACGACGGTCTTAATCATCATGTGTTTTCCTGTTCCTATGGTGCTTGAATGGTCTCAATTGTTCAGTGAAATGGCTACTAAACTCGCCACagatcaatcaatcaatccacCAGTCAGGATtaaggcaatctaatctaatctaatcagtCAGTCAGCCAGTCATATCCTTTATTTACGTGTTGAGGATCTTTTGGTCTCTGTTTCAAAGGTGACCCGGCCAAGAtggcagcacaaacacaaataaagaagAGTCACTCACTTCAGGAATCAAGTGAGATAAATCTTGTGTTACTGTTtcgttgattttattttatcgtTGATTTTATGATCATAATgacacagtattttttttatcagttcaTTGAAGCATATAAATTGCCACTGAGGACTTTTGCAGTCGAAGCATCTTGTCATGTTTTCAACGTCATCCTCCTTAAATCCGCAACTGTCCCTTTAAACTGTGTACCTTTAAATGATGCGTTTTTCTCCACTACACTTCCCACAACCCTTTGTAAGTGGGTTGGCCTTTGTGATGCATCCCAATGAAGATGGCCAATGAACTGCTTTAAAAGGCGAGCGCGTAGTTCGAAATGGGAGTAAACTGACCAATCGTTACTACCTACGTTGGAATTTATATTATCTAACCAATCAACGCAAGCATTCCCCGAATGGCCCAATCACGAGGCGTGTATGATGAACGGGGCGTTTCTGGTTGAGACCAATGAGAATGAGCGTGGCGTTTGAACAGTGAGCGCGGGCGGACCAAAAGTGCATCTCGGGGCGGGGCTTACGGGGGAGGACGTGTGCTTGAATTTGAATTGAGGAGAAAGCTAACTTGTACTAGAAAGCTACGGCTACCAACTAAAGCACATGCTGCAAAGCGTCCAGTAGAACTATTTAAAAGCTTGGCTTGTTTGAGTCATTAACCAAAAGTGCAACATTTGCCTCAGTTCGTCATTATAGCGAGGACTATAAGCTACAATCGACAAACGGATACATCACTTGCAATGAAAGCGGGCGGTAAGTCACCTATATTCACCgatatttttaaatttgtcGGATAACTAAACGTATTATTTGCTTCTTTAGATGACACATCTGTCCTTCTatgactttgtgtttgtgtgtgattttactTTCCGTATTATAAGTACGCTAACAGGACTCGGAAGTCGTAGTTTCAAGCGAAATTACTCATTTAGCATCGCTTTTCTCTTCATAAACGTGATATTGAAAATATGCATAACGCAAACTTAACGCAACACTGCATGTTTCAGGCTAAATGCTGTCTTATAAACCTGTGTGATAAGCTTAGGAGGGAAATTTGGGCGCTCACTCGGCTGACCTCTGAGGCCCATTGCTAAACTTCAAAAAACTTATTGTGAATCACACGCTTGACTGGTTATGTGGCTAATAAAATTTTATTCCATGCTCCTTTTTGTGTGCAGAAACAAAACGAATTTAGCGACTTTAGGGGCAGACCACCCATAGAGTCATGCAACAGTTAGGCTGCATGACAGACCTACCACCACTTTGCATGACTGCAACTGATCATCTCAAAGCCACCCATaaattcgatttaaaaaaatagttttcactGTGTTAGCCTGTCTTCTACTGTATGTTATATTCACTTATTAATTTGACATTTGCCTTTCTTTCAGTTGTCCACTGCAGATGCTCAAAATGCTACTTGATTCCACTTCGAAAAAGGGTCCGAAAACGAACACCCACTGTCACCTTGCTGTCTCTCCCAGAAGAAGTGCTCTTATGTGTTTTCCAGTGGCTCTCTGCTGAGGATCTGCTGTCGGTCAGAGCGGTAAGCaatctcaccacacacacacacacggtcgcACTTCAGTCACACTTCTCACAAGTACACACGATGCCATGGCAGATCTGCTCAGACACAGCATCTTGTGCGCCTGTGCTAATTGGATTGAGCTGTGTTGCAGGTTAACTCTCAGCTGTGTGACATTGTCGACACCCACTCCAGCTTGTGGGCCAGGGTCACTTTCCGAGACACTTGGCCATGTCCGAAGTCGTTGTGGTTGTTCGAAAGGTTTGTTATTTTTAACCTGAAAGCACTTTCTGATCGGGTTTATTTGAGCAACGATTAAGTGTCTCCTTCTTTACAGAGCTGCAGAGAAAGGGAACTTTGAAGCCGCTGTCAAGTTAGGAATTGCCTATTTGTACAACGAAGGACGTAAGTAGAAACATTTGCGTAGCAATTCCTCAGATTTTTCAACGTCTTTGACTGATGTCTTTCTCTGTTTAGCACTACTGAGCGATGACGGAGGTGCTGACGTCTGTGGACGGAAAGCCTCTCGCTACTTCAGCCTTGCTGAAAGCCTGAGGTCTCCATTGTCAGACCCATTTATTTGGGTCTTCATCAGGCCTCCATGGTCACCCACTGGCAGCTGCTGCAAGGCGGTTGTATTTGACCGGCTGCAAGCTGAGTGTGAAAGCAATGTGGTACGTTTGACAAATCTATTTTTGGAGACATTAGTCTGTTTTACAATATTCTTTTGCTGTATTTCAGGAGAAGAAGGGACCTCTGTTGCACTGCCTTGCAAGAGTTTTACAACTTTTTGATGTGAGTATTTCTCTAATTTGCTCTAAAGTTATCATTTACCCTGAAACATTTCTCTGACAACAatttttttctgacattttgtttttgtttgcctgCATTAATGATGCCTGGTTTCTACAGGAGGATGAGAAGCACGCAAATGCCATTTCCATGCTGGAAGAGTCATCGCAGGCCGGTTGTCTGCAGAGCTCCTATATGTTGTGGGAGCACAATTGTAAAGCTGCTGTGAGTATGAGTCATTCTGAATTTTAATCAGTCACCTctttgaaatattcatgtttattgATCAATGGTATTGTGTGCTTTTTCATTTACATAATACATAATAGAAGGCTGATCCAGGCCGATATCTACAATGCGTTCGAACACTCAGGGACTATGCTGGTAAAGGATACTGGAAGGCTCAGGTACTTCACTTGAATTGCTTTCAGTAAATGTGTATTTGTATCATTGTGTTCTAATATGGTTCTAGAATATTCACAATGTCAAAATCCACTGATTTCCAAATATACTTATGCAAGTTGGGGTGTCATGATACAGAATGTAATATTACGTATTGAATTTCCACAGCTTACTCTTGCCAAAGTGTGCATCACCAAGAATCCTCTGGGTTTAGAGACCAAAGCCTGCACCGACTTGGTGTCCCAACTTTTTAGTCCCGCGAAACTGGCGTCCCGTCGTTTCACTGACAGCATAATAACAAGAGGCATCAAGGATTCCATGAGGTATGACCTAGCAGCAAACCCCTCCAGGTGTCACCGGGTACTGTTGGCTAAATGTTTGTGAGTCACAATGGTGACTCACTTTTATTGCAGAGCGGATTAACTGCTCATTTGTGTGTCAGCTTGTTTTTCCGTGGGGAGTATCGCAGCAGTATTTACAATGACAATGTTGATTAACTTAATATGACCTAGTTTTCTGACTATACACGACGAGTCATTCTGCCTCTGCTTGATCTAGGTACATCCTGGTGGATTGGCTGGTCGAGGTGACCACGATGAAGGAGTTTTCAAGCCTGGCGCTCCACGTGACGGTAGATTGCGTGGATCGATACTTGGCCCTCCGTTCTGTCTCAAAGGCTCGACTTCAGTTACTGGGGATCGCTTGCATGGTTGTTTGCACACGGTAAGAAACCAATAAAGACCTGCTTTACCTTTttgagcattaaaaaaataactattttAATCCCTCAACAGCTACATGAGTAAAGAGATCCTGACCATTCGAGAAGCCGTTTGGCTCACAGATAACACCTACAAATATGAAGACCTGGTGCGGATGATGGGCGAGGTCATCTCTGTGCTGGAGGGAAACATTCGGGTATGAGCCGGCCTGCTTTATACAATCAGAAGCACCTTTTTAACACTGCGTTTACTCAATAGTTTTGttaagtcacttttttttttttttctctccatttcaTCATTCATGACTGTGGTTTCCTTCAGTGCCCCACTCTGCTGGATTATGGTGAGCTATTGATGGCGCTGGTACCCCTGGAGAGACAGACCACTTATTTATTCTACTACATCTGTGAGCTGTCtttgctcttctcctccctcgCCGCTCCTCCACCCGCCACCTTGGCGTGCGCCACTTTGCTACTCACCCGAGTGCTCCATCGCTACGGTAAAACaaattcatccagattatttgCCCTCTTGTAAACCCTCATGCCTGATCCTAATTTGTTTTCCACCTTCAGCTCCCATCTGGCCCAACCAGTTAGCAGAATACACAGGCTTCTCCAAGCATGACCTCACCCAACTCGCTGTGCTGCTTTATGTCAAGTGGTAAGCGCTGCACGTTGTTATTGAAATTTCGATTGCGGAGGACTCTGTCGTGCCGCTTTTCTAAACAGGCTGTTAATACAAAAAGGGTGCTGAGGCAGGTTGGTCATGATAGACTCTAACAAAATGGTAAACATGGTTTTGGATGAGACAAATTGAAAGCACTTCAAATGGCCCGTCGGCGGCGGCGATGTGATGACACGCCATGAACCTTATTCATATGCAAACTTGTGCAGTTTGTGAATCTAATTAATTCACACCTGACATTCAAACAGGTGGGTCAGCTGGCTAATGTTATTAACTGCTACTTTAGATGTACCAAAAACAAAGGACTAAACAGATAGCTCCCCCTATTTCTCTCTCAGTTTCTCaggtttttaaaaagtaatgtGGGAAATTTCActgaattgttttattttagatgttttttttacccTGAACTTCACATTTTTTCATCGAAAATGtgtacagaaatgtaaataaaagtaaaatatgcCTCCTGAAGTCACAGAGGAAGATGATGCTCTGACTTttgcacctgaagaagagccatatGCAGTTTCTACTTGTGCCACTGCCGATTACAAGAGAGGACCTGCAGGCTACTGAACTAAACTTTAGGAATAAGTTTATAATCAGTGAAATACGCAAATAAAAATTGAGATTATTGAGATTACTTGATGATTATGTTCAGAGATGATGTTGTCTTGGCTTTTCTGCCCAACATGTCAGCACTCTGGAACATGAACAGTAAATAGAATGTCATTTTGCTCCCCATTGCCACTTCCTAACATTATTCAACCTCAGTAGTCGCCAAGGTAACCTGATTGAGTCATAATTGATTTATCAATGCCGTTTTCTTTCCGAGCAGCAGGGCAAGGTTGTGCCCGGCTCAAAGTGTTTGCGCCAAACACCCTGCTGGGTCGAATGTTAAAGGCACTCTGCCTCCCCTGAGCGGACAGTTAGGATTCAATTGTATTGTGAGCAGATGCATTTTGTCCACACGCGTCCATATTGGAACTTCAGGTTGTGACTCATAAGAAGGTGATGTTTAGGTGGCTGGTGTGAGTCTCTTGAAAATGGGGTCAATTGATAGTCTCAGGCTAATTTTCAACTCTAGCGTACAGTTTCATTTTATCTGAGTTCACATTTTaagtgataaaaaggttgagGATGCCTTTTGGGTGGCGGTGAAGCAACCAAAGGTTCATTCATGTCAGAAATGTGACACCAGAAACTGACAGTGCTGTTTTGCGACCTTATTGATCAGACATGCGATTGATTTAGACGGGATGACCTAGAAAATGGAGTCTAACC
The genomic region above belongs to Synchiropus splendidus isolate RoL2022-P1 chromosome 19, RoL_Sspl_1.0, whole genome shotgun sequence and contains:
- the LOC128751313 gene encoding transmembrane protein 100; this translates as MCCQRASRQCTDNHRERRAEQGSQTDLTTEETGSSSTVHQDIPAKTLTMGCTTGHLACQPQPQIILGQDGHSLEAGGAKVPEVLSSLERLSQATGGMEKSWYRCIFPFGIISLVIGAAGTGVTYTYNDLPQTKVVSVVLLVMGLVLLLTASACWTVHKKKRRKKKEAGSLMSEQCPL
- the ccnf gene encoding cyclin-F; translation: MKAGVVHCRCSKCYLIPLRKRVRKRTPTVTLLSLPEEVLLCVFQWLSAEDLLSVRAVNSQLCDIVDTHSSLWARVTFRDTWPCPKSLWLFERAAEKGNFEAAVKLGIAYLYNEGPLLSDDGGADVCGRKASRYFSLAESLRSPLSDPFIWVFIRPPWSPTGSCCKAVVFDRLQAECESNVEKKGPLLHCLARVLQLFDEDEKHANAISMLEESSQAGCLQSSYMLWEHNCKAAKADPGRYLQCVRTLRDYAGKGYWKAQLTLAKVCITKNPLGLETKACTDLVSQLFSPAKLASRRFTDSIITRGIKDSMRYILVDWLVEVTTMKEFSSLALHVTVDCVDRYLALRSVSKARLQLLGIACMVVCTRYMSKEILTIREAVWLTDNTYKYEDLVRMMGEVISVLEGNIRCPTLLDYGELLMALVPLERQTTYLFYYICELSLLFSSLAAPPPATLACATLLLTRVLHRYAPIWPNQLAEYTGFSKHDLTQLAVLLYVKCFCQDVPKDYRHMSLTGVKQRFEDDAYGQISKQTVMDYTELCQIFEIPEVEPQMEPQSPTNQPADIHTFLASPTSSNKRRRDDDMQTHRSSFVATPTEELSNQEESLLGDIMEWSLDTSSSGYEGDQEESEGERDANSSFVSIKLQSFAAPGQELEHCRALSSDDDSFCEAQKRCQFNSQDPTSSSSSDYLTSGYSSVQSISPTSSCSTSLLPFTFKALTSPSASASGFRLLVPMQRPYSGKQVKRKNSAAHSGGEVEGECSASADL